The Cinclus cinclus chromosome 18, bCinCin1.1, whole genome shotgun sequence genome has a segment encoding these proteins:
- the ZNF217 gene encoding zinc finger protein 217 translates to MPTQPLLAYMDGPEGIASAVGAQMETSDASMTIKGTNTISYKSLQEKFLLQAEGCMPLDCMFCDETFKHPEELGKHVLTQHRPTLCEPAVLRVEAEYLSPLDKCQVRTSSPSPSNEQDSEELSCKVCGQTFDKAFDIEAHMKKHKDSFTYWCNVCGRRFKEPWFLKNHMRTHTGKPGSRNKHQQGSEGPITINEVVQEHVTENVTSPYKICMVCGFLFHNKETLIEHSKVHTKESVPNSESPQVTAEVNAEETSQNQEFFQFLNLRPNSVPEKDKLQKLAKWIAELDPFTTYQAWQLATKGKIAVGHGQIKEPGQEGSTDNDESSSDKEELCEIWNANKGSQAETTGKSKVNKNSSFTGNGNLTQDKLKHPAGEVPSMEMDSKSSQNKEKPTHCSECGKAFRTYHQLVLHSRVHKRDRRGDGETSTAARTYCADIIANLEENGAAERMEGGSEDGSEDGLPETINLDKNEDSLERTKVKSLGTSRECSYCGKYFRSNYYLNIHLRTHTGEKPYKCEFCEYAAAQKTSLRYHLERHHKDRHGDGAADGKGDSKGSLRGQETALSLAADAAPETKNLKRLFDGAKDAESCPPAKQQKEVLSLSNAIGSTVFLRVKNNSRESNKGSVCSSLNQIPENVPAPYPEKLKAEKETKEPQPKRERKASVASEEDDVQYICAFIGGKNVNNMQECTENYKRRPVVDCHEQPLDLSSKTYQECSVVASRGLLAPSTCPFCTYRTFYPEVLLMHQRLMHKYNPDTVNKNGYRSKAVAKARRTGCPPALLGKDVPPLPLHPNKNKASTNPQQKPLQAGKAKQCAPPQNKALLFSASESSSTAPSNLKFHKQQSNVGAQANNYRQPQQEEVHSNFSISPVLDRVKRSDYKIKSLGAPVTQSGLISSSMNGALESQLSEPGWACHRGRDYLCSKSGSNATLDYGETSSKRMKPSLVAVEHLDSPLANYRRYEMSRFRVANRYANLLPQEFPRTKPSSSVLPTKQGLLSADDVDPPNVLTALKPYEPYSSGSPYGSCGSSNGQVTSSTGEGKRSVSYQHLPSSLLQKRSYEPFVGNTPFRPSDKKN, encoded by the exons atgcCCACGCAGCCTCTCCTGGCATACATGGACGGACCCGAGGGAATCGCCAGCGCCGTGGGCGCCCAGATGGAGACCAGCGATGCCTCCATGACGATAAAAGGAACCAACACCATCTCCTACAAAAGCCTGcaggagaaattcctgctgcaggcCGAGGGCTGCATGCCCCTGGACTGCATGTTCTGTGATGAGACTTTCAAGCACCCTGAGGAGCTGGGCAAGCACGTGTTAACTCAGCACAGGCCCACGCTGTGCGAGCCCGCCGTGCTCAGGGTGGAGGCAGAGTATCTCAGTCCTCTGGATAAATGTCAGGTAAGAACCAGCTCCCCTTCCCCGAGCAACGAGCAGGACAGCGAAGAACTCAGCTGTAAAGTTTGTGGGCAAACGTTTGATAAAGCTTTTGACATTGAGGCACACATGAAAAAACATAAAGATTCTTTCACCTATTGGTGTAATGTTTGTGGGCGAAGATTTAAAGAGCCTTGGTTCCTTAAAAATCATATGAGAACGCACACTGGAAAACCTGGTTCTAGAAACAAGCACCAACAAGGTTCTGAAGGCCCCATAACAATAAATGAGGTGGTGCAGGAGCACGTAACTGAAAATGTAACGTCACCTTACAAAATTTGTATGGTTTGTGGTTTCCTATTTCACAATAAAGAGACTCTAATTGAGCACAGTAAAGTGCACACCAAAGAATCAGTTCCCAACAGTGAAAGCCCCCAAGTGACTGCTGAAGTCAATGCAGAAGAAACATCTCAAAACCAGGAATTTTTCCAGTTCTTGAACTTAAGACCAAATTCGGTTCCAGAAAAGGACAAACTGCAGAAACTTGCCAAGTGGATCGCTGAGCTGGATCCTTTCACCACGTACCAAGCATGGCAGCTGGCTACCAAAGGTAAAATTGCAGTCGGCCACGGGCAGATTAAAGAACCAGGGCAAGAAGGAAGTACAGACAACGATGAGTCATCTTCAGATAAAGAAGAACTCTGTGAAATTTGGAATGCAAATAAAGGTAGCCAGGCTGAAACTACAGGGAAGTCAAAGGTAAATAaaaacagcagtttcacagGGAATGGTAACTTAACCCAGGACAAACTGAAACATCCCGCTGGTGAAGTGCCTTCTATGGAGATGGATTCTAAATCATCCCAGAACAAAGAGAAGCCAACCCACTGCTCTGAGTGTGGGAAAGCCTTCAGGACATACCACCAGCTGGTCCTTCACTCCAGAGTGCACAAGAGGGACCGGCGGGGTGATGGAGAGACCTCCACTGCTGCCAGGACCTACTGTGCTGATATCATTGCCAACCTGGAGGAGAACGGGGCAGCAGAGAGGATGGAAGGAGGCTCTGAggatggctctgaagatgggCTTCCAGAAACAATTAATTTAG ATAAAAATGAAGACAGTTTGGAAAGAACAAAAGTTAAAAGCCTTGGAACCTCCAGAGAATGCAGCTACTGTGGAAAGTATTTTCGCTCCAATTATTACCTCAATATTCATCTCAGAACTCATACAG GTGAAAAGCCGTACAAATGTGAATTCTGTGAGTATGCAGCAGCCCAGAAAACCTCCCTGAGGTATCATTTAGAGAGACACCACAAGGACAGGCACGGTGACGGCGCAGCTGATGGGAAGGGTGACAGCAAAGGTTCCCTGCGGGGTCAGGAGACCGCGCTGTCACtggctgctgatgctgctccaGAAACCAAAAACCTGAAGAGGCTTTTTGATGGTGCCAAAGATGCTGAGAGCTGCCCACCTGCCAAGCAGCAAAAGGAAGTTCTTTCCTTGAGCAACGCAATAGGCAGCACAGTCTTTTTAAGAGTAAAGAACAATTCCAGGGAATCGAACAAAGGTTCTGTTTGTAGCAGCTTGAATCAAATACCTGAGAACGTGCCCGCTCCTTACCCGGAAAAACTAAAGGCTGAGAAGGAAACCAAGGAACCTCAGcctaaaagagagagaaaggctTCTGTGGCATCAGAGGAAGATGATGTCCAGTATATCTGTGCTTTTATTGGTGGGAAAAATGTGAACAATATGCAAGAATGCACTGAGAACTACAAACGCAGACCTGTCGTGGACTGTCACGAGCAGCCCTTGGATTTATCCAGTAAGACTTACCAGGAATGTTCAGTGGTTGCAAGCAGAGGCCTGCtggcccccagcacctgccccTTCTGTACCTACAGGACATTTTACCCCGAGGTCCTCCTGATGCACCAGAGGCTGATGCACAAGTACAACCCCGACACGGTTAACAAGAACGGCTACAGGAGCAAGGCCGTGGCCAAGGCCCGGCGCACAGGCTGCCCCCCGGCCCTGCTGGGCAAGGATGTGCCTCCTCTGCCTCTCcatcccaataaaaacaaggctTCCACAAACCCCCAGCAAAAACCActgcaggcagggaaagccAAGCAATGTGCCCCTCCACAAAACAAAGCCCTTCTCTTTTCCGCGAGCGAGTCGAGCAGTACAGCCCCGAGTAACCTCAAGTTTCATAAACAGCAAAGTAATGTTGGAGCTCAGGCAAACAACTACAGACAACCTCAGCAAGAAGAAGTGCACTCCAATTTCAGTATCTCTCCAGTACTGGACAGAGTAAAAAGATCTGACTATAAAATCAAATCTCTGGGTGCCCCAGTGACTCAGTCTGGTCTGATCAGCAGCAGCATGAATGGGGCTCTCGAGTCTCAGCTCAGTGAACCTGGCTGGGCTTGCCACCGGGGGAGAGACTATCTCTGTAGTAAATCTGGGAGCAATGCAACTCTGGACTATGGAGAAACCTCTTCCAAACGGATGAAACCCTCTCTGGTAGCTGTGGAGCACTTGGACTCTCCTCTGGCTAATTACAGGAGATACGAAATGAGCAGATTTCGTGTTGCAAACAGATATGCAAATCTGCTACCTCAGGAATTCCCTCGCACCAAACCCTCATCCTCTGTTCTGCCAACCAAACAAGGGCTCCTCAGTGCAGATGATGTTGATCCTCCCAATGTATTGACTGCTCTCAAACCTTACGAGCCCTACAGCTCGGGATCACCTTATGGCTCTTGTGGATCTAGCAATGGCCAAGTCACCAGCTCGACAGGAGAAG gcAAGAGATCAGTGTCATACCAACATTTACCCAGCAGTCTGCTGCAGAAGAGAAGTTACGAGCCCTTCGTGGGGAACACACCCTTCAGACCCAGTGACAAGAAGAACTGA